Within the Pygocentrus nattereri isolate fPygNat1 chromosome 28, fPygNat1.pri, whole genome shotgun sequence genome, the region cggggtggtttgatgtgaaatatgccACTGCAGAGTCAGAACGGTTCGCAGTAGTGATGAAAGGAATCGGACATCCTACGAGTTTAACATCTCTAAGTTacctgaccaaaaaaaaaaaaaaaacacactgaggGATGCCCGAGACGTTGCTTTACACTAGTTCTGAGATAAGGTTTTGGGCTTTTTTTAATACATGCAGGGATTTGTAAGGAGAAAATTACTATTTTTAACCATTTACCATTACaataccattatcaacattttatataaaaccaattGTAGTACGATAATATAACTTTAATTACACCGTATAACATTTCTCTCTATGTATTTCCCTGCTCAGttactctcatttcatcagatAAGATAAAATTGCAGTATGTCCAATAATGGTAAGCAAATAATACTGTACTCCACTCACAAGCGTGCAATAACACAGACCACAAAAAGGCAATCAATTCacgaaaggaaaaaaaaaaaacagtaatgacATGTTTCCTCTGGCAATGATGTAATTCCTTGTTATAATTTCACAACTTTGCTTAAGTCAAGTTATGGTCTTATCTCTgccaacaaaaaaacaagtaaatccCTTAAAATTAACTTGGGATAATGAGCTGTTGCTATATTAAGAGAAAGCTGAGGATGGTAGCACAGCTCTACATGACAGGCTCATATCAAATGAAAGGTCTAAATGGCTTGCTCAGTTAGGAAACACACTTTATTCCTGTTCATTAATTTTGAAGAGTAGGCTAGAGCAACACTCCCCCTGAAGGACCATTACCAAGCCAGGTTACAGAGCAAGGCAGGTGTAATGAGCACTGTTAGATATACTGCCTTCACAGTCATGCTCCACTACGGGTCAGAAGGGATTCGTTACTTTGTGCTTCGTACTCAGACAGGTAGTTAAAAGGGTAGCCTGAGTTTAAGAAGGGTAAATTATACTGACGACTAGCACAAAAGGCAAACTCACGATTTATCCACCGTCATGTTTTTCGTCTTACGGTTTAACAGTAATTGGGACTGGCAATGCAAATggacttaaataaaataaatatcgaGCTTTTATTCTGTTCCACTTGAGGAGGTGGACGCTACTCTCATGGCGAGTCTCATGGTGCGTCACATTTGCCAACACCCCTGCAAGACTGTGTACGTGGTAGCACACATATGCTTCTCTGATTGCAGAAGGGAAATTATCCTGTCTGTGAGAGATAAAGGCTCTTTTTTTGATAGTGAGGCTCTGACGTGTAGCCGGTGGCACTCTTCTGGATTTCACCACAGTATATCAGCACTTTCTCTTCCAATTTCAGCAAATATGAGTTAACGGGCCATATCTGGGCTTCGGCTTTCGCAATTCTGCCAATGTATTCTTCAACACTTTGTGCAAAGCAGACAAAAGGCCTGTACAATGGATGCTATAGATCAAGCTGCCACTGCTGCTTTGAGCTATGACGGGCATCAAACAGTATTTTGACCACACTGAAAAACcttatttcattttatgaaCAAACTGTATCctgctgtatttttaaatgcatgtgtTGCATAGTGTCCTACTGTGTCTACTGTCTTAGTAAGtttcaaataataatattagttGACAACCCGTGTTTGAACAAGCTAAACTTCACTGATGCACCTACAAGGGAAATTAGTTATTTTGCTGCCTAACCTGTACTAAGGTGTACTAAGAGAGCTGCCAACTGAGCAATGCTAACTGAGGCAGTAGGATGGTAAAGTCCCAACCAgcaatcttaaaaataaaggtgccagaaaggaCTCTGTGCCATAACgtatagaagaaccactttttgttccttaaagaacctttcaatggatggctCTTTAGAGAACAATTTATGTAAGAGATGTGCAAAAGTGCAGAACCTTTCAAAGGTTTAAAGAAtctccacatgatgtaaaggcACCTAGGAAGAACCATTAAAAGGGCAGagaatgtttacattctgtgaaGGTTTTTGACACTCATAAACCTCTTTTTGATCTTTCTGTGAatcaaaaaaatgtttcttccaTGGCATTTGTTCTCAAGCCAGTTTTCAGGGAGCCCACTCAGGGAGTCAAAATTTTTCCTTCACTCCTGTGTTGCAAGTTGGGCTGGCGAAAATGTGGACCCGGGACTGGACTGAGATGGGAACCACTGTTCTATAGCATTGCTGAAGGAACTCTTTGTGGCACCCACATTTGGATCAAGAGTGAGGATTTCCCACAGTGCTGGGATCTGAATctgcattaaataaaacatggagCATGACATCTCATCCTTTATAATATACTCACTATgaacacacagcatgtaaatCAGACTTTCTACTGTGTGTTAGTATCGAGCTTACAGTGGTGGGTTTTTTCTGTACTACATGGCTTGAGCCTACACAAACTTTTGACAAATGACAAAGTAAATTCATTTTCTTCgtattttgctgttttacagGAAATCATAAAGGTAAAAAaggctattattattattagattagCCTGTTAACTCATTAGCAGTCTCCTCTCCTAAGATGCTTGTAAAACAAAACTGGATTTTAAAATAAGGTTAAATGCAGTAACTAAAACAAGAACAATGGTAATGATAAACAAGTAAGCACACATTCCTTGACATAtctaaaacaataataaaggaCACGTTGAATGGTGACGTAAAAAATAAGGTGGTTATGACCTCTTTGGGCATGTATCAGTGCTCTGTTACTCTGATTTGAGCTTGCTTAGTTCTTGATTTGTAATAACAGAATATCAGAGATGTCAGATTACACCACAGAATGTGAGCCAATTTCCAATTCTATGCCTTTCCTGTGCATTGTGTCTTACCTGTCATCGTGGCTCCAGCAGCATTCAAATTTATCAAAGATGCAGTCATTCTCATAGAGAGAACACAGCTTACTCCTGAGGTACTCATGGACCTAGgaatattaaaaatatcacCATCAAAATCTAGTCAGAGGAATTGCTTGTAGCCTGCTCATAATGTGATGCTTTTTGGTCTTAAAACATTTACATCCTTTAATAAACTAAAAACTGGCATGTTAtcagattagattaagattaagtgacccttattagtcccacaacggggaaatttcacctctgcatttaatccacccatgaagtgaaacaccacatacatactattggggcagtcgtgggctggaggttagggaactggccctgtgaccagaaggttgccggttcgatccccaggtgtccttgagcaaggcacctaactcccaactgctcctcaggcgccatggataggctgcccaccgctctgggcaagtgtgctcactagtttGCGAACGCTtcatggatgagttaaatgaggaggtgaaatttcccagtttgtgggactaataagtatcacttaaactatTGAGCAGTGCCTGCagtagtgggcagccctatccgcagcgcccagggagcagttgggggggtTAGGTGCGTTGCTCAAGGACAATTCAATCATGTACTTTGATCATGgagatcaaaccggcgaccttccggacACATTCCAGTCTCACAGATATAAATGGTGTACAGAAAAGTAAAGTAACCTACACATATAAAAAACCTGCTGTAAACATTGTGCAAGCATCATAAAAATCACTCAAGCAACAAGGGAACAGAAAACCTCTCGACTTCTAAGACACAGCACCCTAGCACCCCCTTGTGGTGATAAAATGATATCAGACAACAATCTCCTTCACCTTAAGGCATCATCCACACCATAACTCTCAACACCCATTTTCATTTAACTTCGCTTTACTTGACTCAATAGCAATCTCTTTATGCAAATGTTAAATTACTAATGGGCGTCCCCAATGATCTTGTTGGTAAATCAAGCTTttgctaaaagaaaaaaaggcttaCTAACCCTCCTCCTGAAGATCTACTTTCCTGTCGaatttagttccaacctgtatcTAACATTTTTATCTTTGTAAGACTGATTTAGCATTAAGACTTGAAAACCTTTCAGTAAACCTTGATACTTAAGCCAAAACTAAAGTCATGCTGACACACCTGATAAGTCTCCACAGGTTGGCTCTCCATGTTGAGGTCCCAGATCTTGATCGTTAAGTAGTCACGGGTCATCATGTAGCGGCCACTGTGGCTGAACTTGACATCCGAGACAGAGGAGatgatttcagaaaagaaagaacgGGCACTAGGGTCCTCGGGCTCCTCAAACACTGGGGACAGAGAGGACATGAATATGACGTATACTTTGAACAATACCAAAAGGCTAGGGGATAAGGGGAGAATAGTgctaatttgattttttttgccaaactattgctttaagacTGAGAACTAGCCTGTTAAAAGCCTGGGCTTTCAGCTCTGTGCCCAAGCATGAAGTGACTCTTACGTTTTGAGTGCTGATCACACAGCGCGGCCGCTCTCATGTCACACAGGCGCACAGAGCCCTTGCTGCTGCCGTAGACAAAGGTGTTacactgcagagggtgaaactctGAGGCTGTGATTACTTCAGTCAGCTCTTCCATGTTAGTTGGCTTGATGTCCACAATGTCTGAGAGAAACCAGTGGTTAAAGGGCtgaatacagaaagagaaatggatGGCGGCACCTTCTACTAGCTGGTCAAGAATGGGTCAGTTTTAGTTTGGGCTGATCTGCATGCGACGCCTGAACAAGGTTAAGATcctgcacataaacacacacaaaggaaGGATACTGAAGCTACGGTCTGTAAAGTCGAGATGCCACAGGTTGATTCGTAGGTCATCTGCAGACAGGTAGGTCTCATTATCGCTGTTAACTGAAATAGAGTTGATGTGATAAGTGTGTGCATTGGCGTAGACCCGCCGAGGGCTGGCCTCCACCATCAGATCCATGGGCTGGAACACTGGAACCTGTGTAAGACAAACTGCGTCACaaatacacatttacattcaaaacTTTACTTCATACTATTCAAAGATACACAAGTAGCTCATTCAAACACAGATATCTTAAATTTGATACCGATTACTgctttttcttatattttttccatatggcCTGAACCGAGAaattgattttctgcagttatcataTTAAGTGCATGTTTTTTAGTAAGAACAAAATCTAAGCTCAATTTTGCAGTTTTAAAACACATCATGAACCTGCTGACCTGCTGTAGACTTTTTCCTCAGGACCTTTCATGTCAACATTCTCTTGCATAGCAGTACACACAATACTGCCACAGAACTGTGCCAAAAGTTTATTGCAATCATCTTGTACAGTTGGAACTAAATTTGTGAGGCTGCAGACATCACACAGTTTGCAGGGGCGTTAAACTGGTCAAGATCAATGCATAAAAAAGTCTATACTGTTGAGAATGATGGCAGGAAAGGAGAGTGAACAGGCGACTATGCCAGCAAACACACCCGtagtgtagtaacagatgtaggATCCTTGTATCGCCCATCCTCTTCTTTAAGGTTGTAGCCCTCTGGTCTCTTGTCTCGTTCACTGATTTTCCAAAGCTTTATGGTTTTATCTGTACATGTGAGTACATAAATATTTCATTAGAgtaattaggaaaaaaaaaaacatgacataaTTACTAAACCTACACTATTCTATTGCCCTTCTGCATGACTAGCAGTTACTCAATTCTCAGGACAAAGCATACATTTAACGATTTGCTTTCCCTTGAAGAACTTTAATGCACATCCAAGGTTTCATACACTGGTCACCAAACATTCTGACGAAGATCTATATTCCTATCTTCCAGCTCATAATGGCCCTATATGATGGTCTGGAGCAGATGTGGGTGATTAGGACCAGACCTAAACTGTCTAGCGAGGTAGATCTCCAACTGGTTTGGTGATCCTTGGTTTTATATCGAAACCTTGAACGAAAAGTATATCACACAGAAGAACACTGATCAAGTCTGCAGTGTCACTATTTTGGCCATGTACACACCATTTGTTGACAGCAGAAAGTGAGCAGCATTTTTCTGAGGGAGCCAGCGGATCTTGTTAATCTTCTCCTCAATTTCCAGACTCTTCAGATAATCGAACTCTGGTTCATGACTCTGGAAGGTGCTGTAGACGTTGTACTCTCCTCGAGAATGTGCCAGGGTTTTACTCTGAAGAAAACGAGATGAAAGCCACAGGTGTAAAACCACTCACCAACCACATAGCTTGCACAAGCACTACCCAATCAGTAGGGGTGGTAATAGTCGCCCCCCCCCCAGGTTCAGAGGAAGGTGTAGAGGATTTTGGGGGTAATATTTCACATACAACATCAGACTTGAGTCAGCTCAGTTTGTTTTGTAATCTGtttttttatgaagtaaatttgttattatttaaaagaataTAGCTAcatgaattttgcacagtttcACACATGTTCCCTCCCTTTCTACCTGTTCACTATGGagaaaattaaaagtaaaattaccaaattgcatttgttttaaatctACACTATGCAGGacttggggatttggagacctctcttgTAGAAATTTCTAATCCCACgcaacatgtggaagaacattttgtaatgtgggttgtgctttggaccccttccccaagcggATGTCTTCATTTGCATAATATGGATTTTGCATTGGAGACCTAAACATCCAACTGGACTTTCTTTAAGCCTGGGTGTGTGAGGTTAAAACATAAAGACAGTGTGATATGCTCCAAAAAACTCCTGCAAAATCAGAAccaacacctctgactttcaatcattatttcaggttttgcaccacagtgttttatttctccaACTCCATAAAAAAAAGCTTGCTGGTCATGTCGTGTTGTCACCAACCCTCTCTGTGgagatttccttttttttttttttttgaagagttTAGCTGCAACTTCCATCACTAATCCATCTGATCCAACACATCAAGAACCTCAGAAGTTTATTAGCTGGAGCAAGTGGGGCAGATTGTGGTTAGAACTAGATTTTAACACTtaggcagatctccaggaccatggATGAAGCACTAGAGCTAGTGATAGTACAGGGGGGGGGGCTtctcaagatgggtggtgaccatggtggccattttgaagtcggccattttggatcctactttagttttttcaatgggaagagggtcgtgtgacacgtcaaacttattgagaatttcacaagaaaaacagtggtgtgcttggttttaacgtaactttattctttcatgagttatttacaagtttctgaccacttataaaatgtgttcaaagtgctgcccattgtgttggatcgTCAACGcagccctcttctcccactcttcacacactgagagcaacaccgcagaagaaatgccagcacaggcttccagtatccgtagtttcaggtgctgcacatctcgtatcttcacagccttgggggccattcaactggcccacgacgaccaatccactttggaagctggcacgttccctgagtttttccagcaagatggcgcaccaccacattatgggtgtcaggtccgagcattcctagattAACAGTTCcatggaaagtggattggtcattgtgggccagttgaatggcccccaaggtctcccgatctgacccccttagacttttatctttgggatcatctgaaggcaattgtctatgctgtgaagatacgagatgcgcagcacctgaaactacggatactggaagcctgtgctggcaTTTCTTCTGctgtgttgctatcagtgtgtgaagagtgggagaagagggctgCATTGAcgatccaacacaatgggcagcactttgaacacattttataagtggtctgaaacatgtaaataacttatgaaagaataaagttacgttaaaaccaagcacaccgttgtttttcttgtgaaattctcaataagtttgatgtgtcaaacaggaagttaatgtCACCAACCAATCCCATTTTATTTaagtgtatccatataaatggcccaccctgtacttTAAAGCAGGAGGACTGGCACGTTGTCTCTTCAGCAGAACTTAACGTGGATGCAGCTGTTCCACAGCAATGCGAGTTTGAGTCAGGTTTAGGTTTTAATTTTAGCCGTTCCTTTTGGGCCTGGTCAGGTCAAGTCTCTAAGTCATGGATACGTGCCAGGTTCAGGCTTCAGTTTCATGCTTGTGCAGACCTCTAAGTGACTGATGCACTTTTTGCTACTGTATAATGCCTATGACACAGTGCTGTAACAAAAGCATTTCATCTTTTTCTAGATATGACAAAGTCACTAGGTGTTGATGTAAATTATACCTCTTACCTCTTGTTCTTGTTGAAAGATGACTATCCGGCCACCTCGATCTCCTGTAGCCAAAAGCTCTCCTGAATGATTGAACTCCACCGCAGAGATAATGTCAGCTGTAAACACATACATGCAAGTTCACACTGTATTATTACCAAGGAGGGGAGAATATGGTCTAGACGAGTGCACAAAATGTACAGTACTATGTATGGAGTTGGAAACcactgaaagcaaaaaaaaagcagcatgtACGCagtctttctttaaaaaaaaaaaaaaggacatctGCAAATACCGCCGTCTAGTCCACAACATAAAAATCCAACCACACCCCTCATCCTCCACCCTATCTAGGCAGAACAATGTCctgctctgtctctgttctgAGGGTTGAGTTGGCAGCTCCATGGTTCTGGGTAGTGCC harbors:
- the ppp2r2aa gene encoding serine/threonine-protein phosphatase 2A 55 kDa regulatory subunit B alpha isoform translates to MEGDGGSEIKQWCLSQVKGAIDDDVTEADIISAVEFNHSGELLATGDRGGRIVIFQQEQESKTLAHSRGEYNVYSTFQSHEPEFDYLKSLEIEEKINKIRWLPQKNAAHFLLSTNDKTIKLWKISERDKRPEGYNLKEEDGRYKDPTSVTTLRVPVFQPMDLMVEASPRRVYANAHTYHINSISVNSDNETYLSADDLRINLWHLDFTDRSFNIVDIKPTNMEELTEVITASEFHPLQCNTFVYGSSKGSVRLCDMRAAALCDQHSKLFEEPEDPSARSFFSEIISSVSDVKFSHSGRYMMTRDYLTIKIWDLNMESQPVETYQVHEYLRSKLCSLYENDCIFDKFECCWSHDDSEVMTGSYNNFFRMFGRDGQAGVTLEASWESSSPRCPLRPWRVCAGSRRKEDEIGVDCLDFSRKILHTSWHPQDGIIAMATVNNLYIFQEKLN